TTTAATGGTTCGCTCATCCATGCAAGCAGTGGGTTCCAAAACGTAAAGCAGATGCCAAAACAGACAAAAACGCTTACTATGCTTATAAAAAGTCTCTTTCTAAGTTCGATTAAATGGGGTCTTAGCTCTTCAAACATTACGCCTCTTTTTTATCGTTTAAGATCGCATCTTTAACTAAATTTGTTGGATTTTGTATATTTTCTACCGTTTTTTTCGTGTCGCTTACGACGTTTTGTATGCTTTCAGTGACGTCGCTTGCGCTTTTCTTGATCTCGTCAAGCTCTTCAAAAGTAAGCTTTTTGCGCACATTCTGCGTGCTTTTAGTTATGCTTTCTTTATATTTTTGGGCATCTTCTTTTAGCTCAGCTATCTTCATTTCTTGATCAAATGTTGATTTTGCGTCGTTTATGCCTTTTTTAAACATTTTTAGAAATTTTGCAATCTGAACCATCGCACTTGGCAGCTTGTCAGGACCTAAAACTAACACTGCAATAATGGCGATAACTAAGATTTCAGAAAAACTCATTCCAAACATTTTGGCCTCTATTAAATTTTATTTAAGCTTTGTATTTT
The Campylobacter concisus DNA segment above includes these coding regions:
- the tatB gene encoding Sec-independent protein translocase protein TatB, with protein sequence MFGMSFSEILVIAIIAVLVLGPDKLPSAMVQIAKFLKMFKKGINDAKSTFDQEMKIAELKEDAQKYKESITKSTQNVRKKLTFEELDEIKKSASDVTESIQNVVSDTKKTVENIQNPTNLVKDAILNDKKEA